The following proteins come from a genomic window of Pseudomonas cichorii:
- a CDS encoding bifunctional diguanylate cyclase/phosphodiesterase, giving the protein MLRLSAITLFCLIGSIANANTQDLPARLHQTQNPGSWLAQQDSKALLLASDSTLTSLQQPEVHSWINNEPVHWENFLLYGLPGLLLLSAALAVVIRNNRKLSLEISRGIELEQKLRGSEHHYRGLVESLSAVAWEANPEKMTYNYVSPQAESLLGYPLSKWLQPGFWRSIVHPEDLNAAETFCKQQALSGNDHSLDYRVRNAEGRILWIRDIVSLIKRGPDPVIRGLMIDISDSKLTEEALRLSEGKFASVFAQCPDILIIARLSDGIILEVNKAFVTQIGMSSEEVIGKTATQINLWAVPGVGPGLLERLQQDRIRNLEMPLRRKDGRTFSCLMSAEPFEMSATPAVLLTISDITPLKQAQQQLQLSEEKFAKAFHSSPDGLLIARTSDGLLLEVNEGFCRMTGYSESQCLERSGLDLQIWVDPNERQQLIKQLQQNGVVRDFRGQIRHLDGQVRLCEMSSHPLLIAGEECIMTLARDITERQQMQEKLHLAATVFESTAEGVLITDTRQRINAVNRAFSEITGYGEDEALGQTPRLLASGQHDSAFYAAMWHQLSAEGHWQGEICNRRKNGELYPCWLTISAVRNKDRFITHFVAVFADISSLKHAQARLDYQAHHDPLTGLPNRTLFENRLHSALLHSEESGSLGAVLFIDLDRFKHINDSLGHPVGDLLLKGIAQRLKETLRDIDTVARLGGDEFIVLLPGLLQPGDAQTIGSKLLACFTAPFQAGEHEFFMSASIGSCLFPTDGTDVATLVKNADAAMYRSKAKGRNRIESYTRDLTSQASERIALEQELRRAIERNELSLSYQPKTSLLTNRLVGAEALIRWSHPTFGEVPPEHFIPLAEENGMILQIGDWVLEHACRQMYEWRKNYAPFGPLSVNLAGAQLRQPNLLKRIEQLLADNGLEPGCLQLEITENFIMSQTEEALSVLHKLKKLGVQLAIDDFGTGYSSLSYLKRLPLDILKIDQSFVRGLPEDTHDAAIVRAIIALGRSMQLTIIAEGVENPEQQKFLTEQGCEQIQGYIVSLPLPPEEFCSRFLLMNLSDFSDSTAAKPPL; this is encoded by the coding sequence ATGTTACGACTGTCGGCCATCACACTCTTTTGTCTGATCGGCTCCATAGCAAACGCCAACACCCAAGACTTGCCTGCCCGGCTTCATCAAACACAGAACCCAGGCTCATGGCTCGCCCAGCAGGACTCCAAAGCCTTGCTACTCGCGTCGGACAGCACGCTGACGAGCCTGCAACAGCCCGAAGTTCACAGCTGGATAAACAACGAACCGGTGCATTGGGAAAACTTTCTACTTTATGGCCTGCCGGGCTTATTACTACTTTCGGCTGCTCTTGCAGTGGTTATCCGTAATAACCGAAAGCTCAGCCTGGAGATTTCTCGTGGCATTGAGCTGGAGCAGAAACTTCGTGGCAGCGAACATCATTACCGGGGGCTGGTAGAAAGCCTTTCCGCCGTGGCCTGGGAAGCCAACCCGGAAAAGATGACCTACAACTACGTCTCGCCGCAGGCAGAAAGCCTGCTGGGTTATCCACTGTCGAAATGGCTGCAACCTGGCTTCTGGCGCAGCATCGTGCACCCCGAAGACCTGAATGCTGCCGAAACCTTCTGCAAGCAACAGGCCTTAAGCGGCAACGATCACAGCCTCGACTACCGGGTCCGCAATGCCGAAGGGCGGATACTCTGGATCAGGGACATCGTCAGCCTCATCAAGCGCGGGCCGGATCCCGTCATCCGTGGCCTGATGATCGACATCAGCGACAGCAAGCTGACCGAGGAAGCCCTGCGCCTGTCCGAAGGGAAATTCGCCTCGGTGTTTGCCCAATGCCCGGACATCCTGATCATCGCCCGCCTGTCCGACGGCATCATTCTCGAGGTCAACAAAGCCTTCGTGACCCAGATCGGCATGAGCAGCGAAGAAGTCATCGGCAAAACCGCTACACAAATCAACCTGTGGGCAGTGCCGGGAGTCGGTCCCGGCCTGCTGGAGCGCCTGCAACAGGACCGGATCCGCAACCTGGAAATGCCTCTGCGGCGCAAGGACGGGCGCACCTTTTCCTGCCTGATGTCAGCCGAACCCTTCGAGATGAGCGCAACGCCAGCCGTATTGCTCACCATCAGCGATATCACACCTCTCAAGCAGGCCCAGCAGCAGTTGCAACTCTCTGAAGAGAAGTTCGCCAAGGCCTTCCATTCATCACCCGACGGCCTGCTTATCGCCCGGACCAGCGACGGCCTGCTGCTGGAGGTCAATGAAGGTTTCTGCCGGATGACCGGCTACAGCGAAAGCCAGTGCCTTGAACGTTCAGGCCTCGACCTGCAGATATGGGTCGACCCTAATGAACGCCAGCAACTGATCAAGCAACTGCAGCAAAATGGCGTGGTACGGGATTTTCGCGGCCAGATCCGGCACCTGGACGGACAGGTCAGGCTTTGCGAAATGTCATCGCATCCCCTGCTCATCGCCGGGGAAGAATGCATCATGACCCTGGCCCGGGACATTACCGAGCGCCAGCAGATGCAGGAAAAACTGCACCTGGCCGCCACCGTCTTCGAGAGTACCGCCGAAGGCGTACTGATCACCGATACGCGCCAGCGCATCAACGCCGTCAACCGGGCGTTCAGCGAAATCACCGGCTACGGCGAGGATGAGGCCCTGGGCCAGACACCTCGCCTGCTCGCCTCGGGCCAGCATGACAGCGCATTCTATGCGGCCATGTGGCATCAACTGAGCGCAGAAGGACACTGGCAAGGAGAAATATGCAACCGCCGCAAGAATGGCGAGCTTTACCCCTGCTGGCTAACGATCAGCGCCGTGCGCAACAAGGATCGCTTCATCACCCACTTCGTCGCCGTCTTTGCCGACATTTCCAGTCTCAAGCACGCCCAGGCGCGCCTGGACTATCAGGCCCATCACGACCCCCTGACCGGCCTGCCCAACCGCACCCTGTTTGAAAACCGCCTGCACTCTGCCCTGTTGCACAGCGAAGAATCGGGCAGCCTCGGTGCCGTGTTGTTTATCGATCTGGATCGCTTCAAACACATCAACGACAGCCTCGGGCACCCCGTGGGCGACCTGCTCCTCAAAGGCATCGCACAACGCCTCAAGGAGACGCTGCGCGACATCGACACCGTGGCGCGCCTGGGCGGCGATGAATTCATCGTCCTGCTGCCCGGCCTGCTGCAACCCGGAGATGCACAAACCATCGGCAGCAAACTCCTGGCCTGCTTCACGGCGCCCTTCCAGGCTGGCGAGCATGAGTTCTTCATGAGCGCCAGCATCGGCAGTTGCCTGTTCCCCACCGATGGCACCGACGTCGCCACGCTGGTCAAGAACGCCGATGCGGCGATGTACCGCTCCAAGGCCAAGGGCCGCAACCGGATCGAAAGCTACACCCGCGACCTGACCTCCCAGGCCAGCGAACGGATCGCCCTTGAACAGGAACTGCGCAGAGCCATCGAACGCAACGAACTGAGCCTGTCATACCAACCCAAGACCAGCCTGCTGACCAACAGACTGGTAGGCGCCGAAGCCCTGATTCGCTGGAGCCACCCGACCTTTGGCGAAGTGCCGCCCGAGCATTTCATCCCGCTGGCGGAAGAGAACGGCATGATCCTGCAAATAGGCGACTGGGTTCTGGAACACGCCTGTCGTCAGATGTACGAATGGCGCAAGAACTACGCGCCTTTCGGCCCGCTCTCGGTCAACCTGGCCGGCGCCCAGCTACGCCAGCCCAATCTGCTCAAACGCATCGAACAACTGCTCGCAGACAACGGCCTGGAGCCCGGCTGTCTGCAACTGGAAATCACCGAAAACTTCATCATGAGCCAGACAGAAGAAGCCCTGTCGGTGCTCCACAAACTGAAAAAACTCGGCGTCCAGCTGGCCATCGACGACTTCGGCACCGGCTACTCATCCCTGAGCTACCTCAAGCGCCTGCCTCTGGACATCCTGAAAATCGACCAGTCCTTCGTCCGCGGCCTCCCGGAAGACACCCACGACGCCGCCATCGTCCGCGCCATCATCGCCCTGGGCCGCAGCATGCAACTCACCATCATCGCCGAAGGCGTGGAGAACCCCGAACAACAGAAATTCCTGACCGAACAAGGCTGCGAACAGATCCAGGGCTACATCGTCAGCCTCCCCTTGCCACCCGAGGAATTCTGCTCCAGATTTCTTCTTATGAATCTTTCGGATTTTTCGGATAGCACAGCCGCGAAACCGCCGTTATAA